DNA from Brassica napus cultivar Da-Ae chromosome C4, Da-Ae, whole genome shotgun sequence:
tttacctTCCATAATACAgctaatgatatatatacaaatctAAACTACTGGTAGCTAATGTGAGAATAATGAATAGCTCAATACTATAATATATAGCTTGTTATGTAATAGTTACATACATGCGGAAATGTTAACGTGCAACTCACTGCATTAGTACTCGACAAAGATTATAAAAactataacaaaaaattataaaaattaacttACCTGTAAATCACGCGGCTTACGGCTTTTGCAGAGAagcaaaaatatttacaaaatactcTCGATATTAACAacaaaaagatatgaaaagGTGATTTCTTGATATAAATGCCGTACcatatgagaaagaaaaaagccAGAACCCAAAGTTTATCTTCTATTCTCTATTGACTTAGACAAGAACCATGATGTCTCACCGGCAATGCCTAACGATAGTGACTGCCCTAATTTTGCTTCATGCTCTGAGTTTAGTGAGCTCCACTGTTATGTCCCGGGCTGACCGGATCACCAGTTTACCCGGTCAACCCAAGGTAGGGTTTCAGCAGTACTCTGGTTATGTCTCTATAGACGAGAAGAAACAGAGAGCTCTGTTTTACTACTTGGCTGAAGCAGAAGCCAAACCCATCTCTAAGCCTCTCGTCCTTTGGCTCAATGGAGGTTAGTAGTTGAATCTTTTGCTAAaaaccaaattcaaaatttagaaTCTTTTTATCTTCTTTATTACACTTTGAAACCTAAAGATTATGATCTTTCATACAGGACCTGGATGTTCATCATTGGGTGTTGGTGCATTCTCTGAGAATGGACCTTTTAGACCAAAAGGATCAGTCTTGGTGAGGAATCAGCATAGCTGGAATCATGGTAAAAGtctttatatatactttagaaTTTTTCACATCTCTGTTCAAGAAATATAATTGTATTAAACTGAGTTCTTGAATTATGCAGAGGCGAATATGTTGTATCTGGAAACACCTGTTGGAGTTGGATTCTCTTATGCAACTGAGAGCTCTTCGTATGAGGGTGTCAACGATAAGATCACTGGTAACAATCACAAATGAGTTTAGTTTTCTTGTGATGATGATAATGGGGTGCATGCGATATGTTGCTTGTTAGATCACTTTCTACAGgaaaataatgttataaatATACTTCCCATTAAAAACAGATACAGCTTTTTTCTATGTTTGTTCTTTCTCAGTCTGACAAAAAGTTGATAAAGGTTGGAGCTTTTTGCAGAATCCAGATCGCATCTGAAGAAATTATTCTCTTCTTGTTTGTCTTGACATATCAGACATTCTAATCTTTGTCTCTATGTGGCATTTTtcttgaaacaaaattttacagCAAAAGACAATCTTGTGTTCTTGCAAAAATGGTTCAAAAGATTCCCTCAGTATCTTAACAGAAGTCTCTTCATCACTGGTGAAAGCTATGCTGGTAAAGATTTACTCTACCTCTATGTTGAACTTTTCATAGTTAAATGTattagtgttacaaaaaaatgtattaattaCATATGAATTTTTTAGGTCATTATGTTCCTCAGTTGGCTCAGCTTATGATTCAATACAACAAGAAGCACCATTTGTTTAACCTCAAAGGCATtgctgtgagtttttttttttcattcatgcACACTTTCAACTTTGTGATTGTTAACcggtttttgttttgtctttaatTGATTTCTTGGTTTTGTAGCTTGGCAATCCGGTTTTGGAGTTCTCTACCGATTTCAACTCACGAGCAGAGTATTTCTGGTCTCATGGGTTGATATCGGATCCAACTTACAGAATGTTCACATCTTATTGTAATTACTCACGGTTTGTGAGTGAGTACTATAGAGGAGACGTCTCAAGTATGTGTTCTAAAGTTATGAGTCAAGTTAGCACTGAAACAAGCAGATTTGTAGACAAATATGATGTTACTCTTGACGTGTGCATTCCTTCTGTGTTATCTCAATCCAAAGTAGTTAGCCCTCAAGTGAGTTCAGAAACCAATAATATTTTCTGATTATTTTCTATACATGAatatactgatttttttttttgaatggttTAGCAAGTGGGGGAGACGGTGGATGTATGTGTAGAAGACGAGACGGTTAACTATCTAAACCGGAGAGATGTGCAGAAAGCTCTCCATGCTCGGCTTGTCGGAACTCGAAAATGGGCCGTGTGCAGCAAGTAACGTCACTTCTGCTGGATTTTAACCTTAAATTGTCTATAGTCCATTTGATTCGCTTTTTAAATGATGAAATACCTACAATTTACAAAAGGGTTTTATTATGATGATGACGACAGTGTGCTGGATTACGAACTACTTGATGTGGAAGTACCAACGATAAATATTGTTGGAAGTCTTATCAAAGCTGGAGTTCCAGTTCTTGTGTACAGGTAACTCAAATGTTTCTAATGTGAGTTGTGTTTAACTTGTCTTAATGTGTACTATTTTGTAATAATAACAGCGGAGATCAAGACTCCGTGATTCCATTAACGGGAAGTAGAACATTGGTGAAGCAACTGGCTCAACAATTGGGACTGAGTACAACCGTGCCTTATCGTGTTTGGTTCGCAGGACAACAGGTTAGCTTCGGGTTTTCCAGTGTCAAACCGTTTTAAAAGATGTGGAACGTACGTAGTAATTAAGGTGTGGTGTTATAGGTTGGTGGTTGGACTCAGGTTTATGGGAACGTATTGGCATTTGCAACGGTGAGAGGAGCGGCCCACGAGGTACCGTTCTCGCAGCCCGAGAGATCACTTGTGTTGTTCAAGGCCTTCTTGGGTGGTAATCCTCTCCCTGAAGAATTCTGATGTTATTTCCATTTTCTGAGCTTGtaagtaaaaaattattacATCCTTTGGtgaaaaatattccaaaaagGTTATACATTTGATTATGGCAGATGTTAAAAGgaaaatacttgaaaattttcttttcgTGACATTAGGTTTCGGCCGATCCCAAAAAGAAATGTATTGATTATCTAAATTGATCGGACCATATATATGCAATAActatttaaaactttttaaaaaagctCAGAAGTCAGAAGTCCATGTTtcataaacaaaacaagaatATGATTTGCTCAATACAACTAACACTTAAAAAGGATCAAAAGTAGATTAGCATAGAGAGAGATTTCTCATATAGAGAATTAGTAACGCCTTGGAAAGCAACACCGTTAACGTTCCACAAACCAGCAACAACATAACGAGGTCAAACTGCATCATTCCAAAACCCAAAGATAgtagtagtataaatgattgctTAAAGAACACTTATATTTCCATCTTTTATGGCTTTATCAAAGGACCTAGAACAACCTTGAGATCGACCACCAAACGATGGAAAGGAGACTAAAACAATTAGGGACCTAGGCCCAAAAATGGTGGAATCAAGATTTGAAGTTACCAGGTTCTAAGAAAAGGAAAGCAACCCTCATATTATCCTTCTCCGTAGTATTCACATCTCTAAATGGACATAGTGGCGGTGGATGTAGCTGACCGTAGCCACTGTAGTAGCCTTGAAACCTCGTCTTGGTTGGTGGTGGAGCATCCATTATTGGTGGGTATAGAGGCGACGGACCTGCAAAATTTATACAGAATATAAACGCATGCATGttatttatcatttaattttcGAAGTACtgtcatataaaaaaataaaaaatttaccaaaaagaaaaggaaattatGAAAGCAAATGTGATTTGATCATTTGAGGGTTGCCTTGTGGTTGATTTGGCTCATGAGAAACATGATAAGATGTCATCGTGAAGATTTAGATTCGTAACTCGTTTGGCAATGTAAACTGGAAAGTTCAAAGAACATTGATTCAGAAAACTgataatttgaaagaaattcAGAACATACACGCCATTCTTCTGTCtgttctcatttcttttttaattttaagaaaCTAACCTGATTAGTAGTGACTAGAACAAAACCGAAGTTGGCTTTGTTGAGGGAAAGGCACTTTAGCAATTGTGGTGTATTTGACGTGTTGGCTTTAAAACAATTAGTGAACATATATTTTTCAATCATTTGAAGCTGaataacatatacatattaACCATTAATAATTTGGAGATCATAGATGAATATTTTATCTCCCTATACCTATGACGGTTCTGGTTGGCTTGCAACAATGTGACGAGCTACTTGGCATTTTGATCCAGTTTAATCCGAATTGAGTCGGTGCCTTCCGGTTGGGCTCGAGTCTAAAATTACAAAGTCCTCTCCTTTCTATCTACTATAGCTTTTTGTTCCAGTtaataatttgtaattttttgtttccacaaaaactattaaatttaaaagGATTTTGATgctacaaaaaattaaaaaccatgAAATGTGGAATCACATGTCGCAATCATTATGATTAGCActcatcttcatcatttaaGAGGTGGGCGCGATTCCTCAGGGCTCAATTTCATTGACCATCTTTAATGCAACACTTGTTTATAAACATTCCTCAACATTATTACTATCTCTGTTCCCAACATTATTACTATCTACGTTCCcgaaaataagattttctaaatttattttttgttttaaaataaaaaattttctaaaaatttaagatattttagtagttaatgtttaaaagttatatatttttaagaaacattaattgaaaatatttaaattggttaaatactattggttgatatttattaaaaaattataataacataaataataaatttaattgtaaatatttattatatttttaatatgcgtgaatactctagaaaatctttATTTCGGGAACATAAGGAGTATTATTTTTACAATAAAGGCAACACAACACATTTCCCATCTGAGAGCATCTCCgatgtaaatttttatatttttctctaaaacatAGATCTCAGATCTCTCTATTATAGACTATATAATAGAATTCCTCTATTTTAAAGGAAAACATAGAAAATTCTTGCTTTTTTGTCTCTATATTTAAAGATAGAAATAACaattctctatattttcctctataaatagagaaattcTATCATGAAAACATACATTAGAGCAAACCcacttctataatagagtttctctgttttagaaaaaaaatatagaaatacaaACAAACAGGGTGGGTTAGATATATCTAAATGCGAGTACATTTTAACTTAACGTCTGAAATATTGCCATTGAAACTCAGTTGTTAATGCCCACTCACAAGAGAATTAACCATTAAGTTACAACAATATAGgattaaagaaagaaagagaaccTAATTAAGCAAATTCTCATCTGAATAAAAAGGGaaattaaagaagaagaagtggaaaTAACGAGAGGGACGTTTCAAGGAGAGGCAGAATGAGGTCGATCAAAGTGAACAAGCTGTGCCGCACATTTGGGGCAGTCCTCGACAAGCTTAGGAACCATGAAGTACATGAAACAAGCTTTGCATCCAGCAACAAcaagcacagcttcttcttcttcttcttcttcttcttcttcttcttcttcttcttgttcttcatactcttcctcttcctctttctGATTCTCTCTTGATGATGGAGAAGACTCGGATGAAGACTCCTCACTGTCGTAATATGAGCTATCTTCTTCTGAGCAAAATGTTCCACATGATTCTCCACTGTCATTATCTGCATTCATCATCACTTTCCTTGGATCCTCTTTCACTCTCATTCCATTTTTCCAGTTTATATAGTAAATCTCTCCTgtctaaagaaaaagaaacccaCCACCAGATTTGGATCAAAAAGTAAAAGATGTAACTCCTTTCCCATATAAAATGCTTTTTATCCTTTTTATTAGTACTCTACTTTCTTATGCACCACCCAAAGTTGTGTTAAGACAAAAAGCTTTGGTCCTAGATCTATAAATAAGCAAATGACTATGTACTTTATACATGTACATATGTAGTAGTATAGAATTGATTAAACAAGAAAGGATACATTTGTTTGCTTGTTTAGAAAAATCATATCTACGAGATGAAAGATTGACTGAAAAAGTATTATAACTATAAATAAACTACGAACTGAGCAATATTTATACGATCTTGGAAACAATAAATGCATCAGAAGGAAACAAGAAGAgcattaaataaaaaagagttCTTGCCCCTAATGTACTAAGAAAAATGCATTTAATGCAATCTAAAGTACGAAAACGACACGAGTTCGAAGTTTCTGTAGTGATTAATTTAACCTAAAAAgcgtttaaaaaaaagaacgaagATGAGGAATCTTTTTTGGTTACCTTGAGATCAAGACACTGCTCCCAGTGACAAGGAAGAGATATGTGAGAGTTAAGCTCCAGTGTTCTGTCTGAGATCGGAGGAACATGTTCGTTGCTGCTCTCTTCGGTCGTCGTTGACGATCTTCCGAACCTGTCTCCAACTCTTCTTCTCCGATCACTCAGAGAAAAATTCTGCATTGATTTCTCAAGAGATTTTGTTATCGAATCCATGTTCGGTGCCTTCatcttctcctctctctctccctcaagAGTAAAGAAAGAGGAACAACGAGAAGATTGTGATGAGaatatttttgaagaagaaaacaaaaaaaagaaagtgagAGATTGGTTGTTGGTTCACGCGCGCGGTGAGGGTAAAACGCGTGGAGATTCGTTGGTTAAAAGAGAAAGTGGACCAGTAACTGTCAGGACACAAAGTGAATACAGAGGCTCGCACTTTGTCTCACGTCCGTGTTACCGTGTTAGTTGAAAAATTCAGGAGTATACTGGACACGCGCGGGATAGGTGCGTGTAGATATTTAGCTTGTGCGTGTTATTGAATTGGTAAGAGAATAAAAGTTTAAATCTTGGGAAGGGTTAAAGTGGCAAAcctgagaattttatttttttgaaagaaggGAAAATTctgtaaatttgttttaaaattataattaacgtAGGTTTCGAAAAGAATGCCCAGAACATGCTTTATTCTGTTATTACATTTTCTTttgagaaattcttgggttcatccggtgaacctctagattcaccaaccaatagtgtttgagtattagatatttgatatcttttaaaaaaagaaataaaattaaatatccaaattagattatatttttaaaataaaataataaaaatacataaaaatagttacaaaaaataaataaattaatattgttaaatcttcagcaaaatactaaaccctataccctaaatactaaaccctaaaccctaaacgttaaaccttaaatcttggataaactctaaaccgttggaaaatcttaaaccctaaatcatacattaaaaactaaatattaataacactaaaccctaaaccctaatcactaaaccctaaacccttggataaaccctgaacccttggataaatcataaactctaggatttaaatcataaatattttaaaattaaatcctagagtttatgatttatccaagggttcagggtttatccaagggtttagggtttagtgattagggtttagggtttagtgttattaagatttagtttttaatgtatgatttagggtttaagattttccaatggtttacggtttatccaagatttaaggtttataatttagggtttggagtttacgatttagggtataggatttaatattttgctaacggtttaacaatatttgtttttttttgtaactatttttatgtatttttattgttttattttaaaaatattgtcttatttggaaattcaattttgttttcttttttaaaagatatcaaatatcaattactcaaatactattggttggtgaacccaagaatttctcttttctttttaccCTTGAAAACTTACAAATTTACATAAACACAGCTCACACTGTACGTTgattgtttgaacaaaaaacaaaaactcacaGTATACATTGGCTAGTAAATTTTAAGTATTCGCCCACGGATACTTTTGAAATATTGATTCGAAACATGTGAATACTACACTGTTGGCCTCCCGCTTTTACAAAACCAAATTGAATTTCTGGAAAATTTCAGCAACATTTTACGAAAATTTCACCAATTCTGCAAACTGATGTGACGCCCTTTGTCACCAATGCAACTCATGTTGTCGGTTTTTTTACATGGACATCAAATTAACATTTAACAGTTCACAAAGGCTTGAGGTTTCTTCTAATTTTGTTTGGTGGCTAGTTATATTGAACAAATGGAACGTTTTATATAGCAGAGCAATAGTTATGAAAAAACTGAAGGTTTGAGGTTTGGTGCATACATTAAAACTCAATAACAAACACGATGACATTCCTGGGACAGTGCAACTATGCGACAAGTATTAACCTAAAAATTGAAACGAATTGGTCATGAAATGGCAATATTAAATAGCCAAACCTCGTAATGCAATATGATGCGTGGAACAAAATAATTGAAGGATGTTTTCTTGTATTTTTGagtgttttatataaaaagttaacCGTACTATAAAGAAGTGAAGGCAAAATGTCAACATTTAAGCCAATTAGAGTAAAGGTTTTTTCTAGTGGATACCGGCTTTCAAACTTTAGCTCCAATGATAAACTGGAAAAGAAATTCATAGATATTTCACCTTATAAATCTTTAGAATAATAAAGTCAAAAACATCacgtcaaaaagaaaataaaaaactaaaagccAAGACCATCACTACGTTCCGACTATCATTTTTAGGTTATGTAACAATACACAAGCATGAAACAGGCCACAAAAGAAAGACGATTTATATACGTTTCGCACAACCAATTGAAAGCCATATGACACTTTAAGTTTAAGATATTTGTTATTAACATCAAGCATgctatatttatatgtatagtGTGGTCAGGGTTATATAGTGTGGTCAGGATGGTCTTGACCATAGCCAAGCGAAACGTAAGGCTGTAactcttaaaattttagaaataatttacttaaaaataaacccttaaatttgtgaaaaaaatattgtttataagAACTCTTACTAATAGCCAGAGCCGGCCCTGAGTGGAAGCGGACCAAGCAGTTGCTTCCGGCCgacaaataataattatattttcggCCGAAATTTGACAGTAAGTTCCTTTAGTTAATTTGGTCATGGCACTATGGTTAACTGTCCAAGGTGATGAGTTCGAACGCTTCCCCCATCATAATACAACTATTTTTTATTCAGTGTTAATACTTAATACTAATCGgcccaataatttttttttgcttctggcCCCTAGATTCCTAGGACCGGCTCTGCTAATAGCTCCCATAATCTAGGACCACCCTTGAGCGTACTATATTATGTAtgatgtatatatgtatgtataaaaaATGATGTATACATGAGCATGTGTACGTTTATTACCAAActggtaaaaatgaaaacccTTACCATGATATGTCCATACGTACACTCACACATGCAAAGATAACTATTACAAAAGTACAAAAGAGAAGAAACTGTAGGGGGGGAAAGGAATTGTGATAGACGAATATATGTATTAGTCTGAAGGAAAATGATGTTTCTGTAAATCTTTTCAACcaggaaaaaataaaacaaaataaacaaacaaaaatagtgAAAAGAGAGAAGTCGAAGGGAATCTGTCGGAAGTGTACAAAGGGAAAGCGACGAACCACTCCAATCTAGTGTTGTTGTTTTTGCTTAGATAAAAAGATTTTGCTTTtaccaaataatatataatagctTATTGCTGGTAAAGAGGGTTTCTTAGTTGTAATATATACAGAAAGAGAGACAATGGGGCCTGAGAAGGGAATCTCTGAGGAGAGATAGAGATGTTTCAGATCGAAAGTGACATCAAAGTGTGTCTGTGACCCTCTCTCTGTATCTCTGGGTCTCTCCTCTCCCTTCTTTATCAAAACCAGATACACCATTCAGCTCtttcttttacttttcttttgtgtttttagtTTGGGAGATTAGTAGGAACCGAATTGAAACATAATCTCGTTTTGTTTAGTATGCATGGTTCAACAAGTTAATGTGGTTCTTATTTACTTGTTGCTGTAAGTTTTCTTTATGAACTATTCATATACTTGTCGTAAAAATCCAAGTATGGAATTTGAAAGAATGCTGAGTGCCATATTAAGATAAAACAAACAATTTGTAGATTTTGCTAACGAAAAAGTTATGACAACTTAGAGCATCTTCAAtcaatctcttttttttcttttataaaacttAAACATATATGAGTTTTGCTCCATTGtgttcctctataatagaggaacgttatatttttttctaatgcTATTTT
Protein-coding regions in this window:
- the LOC106451161 gene encoding histone chaperone RTT106 encodes the protein MKAPNMDSITKSLEKSMQNFSLSDRRRRVGDRFGRSSTTTEESSNEHVPPISDRTLELNSHISLPCHWEQCLDLKTGEIYYINWKNGMRVKEDPRKVMMNADNDSGESCGTFCSEEDSSYYDSEESSSESSPSSRENQKEEEEEYEEQEEEEEEEEEEEEEEAVLVVAGCKACFMYFMVPKLVEDCPKCAAQLVHFDRPHSASP
- the LOC106451162 gene encoding serine carboxypeptidase-like 46, whose translation is MMSHRQCLTIVTALILLHALSLVSSTVMSRADRITSLPGQPKVGFQQYSGYVSIDEKKQRALFYYLAEAEAKPISKPLVLWLNGGPGCSSLGVGAFSENGPFRPKGSVLVRNQHSWNHEANMLYLETPVGVGFSYATESSSYEGVNDKITAKDNLVFLQKWFKRFPQYLNRSLFITGESYAGHYVPQLAQLMIQYNKKHHLFNLKGIALGNPVLEFSTDFNSRAEYFWSHGLISDPTYRMFTSYCNYSRFVSEYYRGDVSSMCSKVMSQVSTETSRFVDKYDVTLDVCIPSVLSQSKVVSPQQVGETVDVCVEDETVNYLNRRDVQKALHARLVGTRKWAVCSNVLDYELLDVEVPTINIVGSLIKAGVPVLVYSGDQDSVIPLTGSRTLVKQLAQQLGLSTTVPYRVWFAGQQVGGWTQVYGNVLAFATVRGAAHEVPFSQPERSLVLFKAFLGGNPLPEEF